The segment CCATCTTCCCCCTTCCTCATCGGTAGAGGGAAGACGGCCTTTATTTTTCGGGGGTGAAACTTCCACCAAACAATCACACCCGTCCCCCCGACATGGGGTGGATCAGACTTGTGTTTGGTAATTCAAATGCTGAAGGAAAGGTGGTACCCCCCGGTGTCTCAGCAAGCCACGCCCCGGAAGCGTGGTGAAAACATCGTCATACCCACAGGGCACAAGTCTCGCCAGGGTCGCTTCGCTCCGCGGTCTCGCTATGCACTCACCAGTACAAGTCTCGCCCAGGGTCGCTTCGCTCCCCGGTCTCGCTATGGGAGGGTTGGGTTTCACATGGAGTGACTTTGGCTCGCAAGAACAACGGAACGAAATGTGAAACCCAATCCCGACCGGCCCGTCCCCACCTATGGATGGATCAGACACACCCTTGCCTGCACTTGCTTCACCCGGGGAATCTCAATTTTGGCTGTAATCGATGCCCCGCAGGGTTCCGTCATTGGCAAAACCGCAAACCGCTTTCGGATCCACCACCACTTCGATCAGATAAGGTTTGTTCAGCTCCTGAGCCCGCTGCAGCGCCGGCTTGATATCTTTCCAATGGGTGACCAACTCACCACGAACCCCCATGCCTTCGGCGGTTTTTACAAAATCGATCCCCCGTTCTTCATTGTCGGACAATTCATTTCGGTAGATGAGATCCGTGGAGATATCCCTTTCCTCATAAAACCAGTTCTGTTGCTGGCGGATCAGGCCGAGCAAGGCATTGTGCAGAACAAACACGATGACCGGGATCTCGAACTTGGCGGCGGTGGCCAAATCCTGCAACGACATACTCAAGCTGCCGTCACCGACGATGTTGACACTTTGACGTTCCGGATAGGCCAGCTTGGCTGCCATCGCGGCCCCCAGACCCCAGCCCATCGTTCCCGCTCCGCCGGTGATCAGATAGGTGCGGGGCACATAGGTCTCAAACAACTGGCAGGACCAGATCTGGCTGATGCCGCAATCGTGGGAGACAAATGCATCCCGGTCCAGAAACTCCCTCAGTTCCCGCAGAGCGCGCTGAGGCTTGATGGGGAGAGTTTCGAAGTCGGTCTTGCGGGCATGCCGCTTCCGCTCCTCTGTCAAATCCAACTTTTTGACCCCGTCGCTCACCGTGACCGCAATTTCCGATTTCGCAGCTTTGACCGCCCCGGTCAACTTCACCATGAACGACTTCACATCGGCTACGACACCCACTTCCGTTTCCACGGATTTACCGATCTCTTTCTTGTCCAGATTGACATGGACAATCTTGGCATCCCGCTTGAACACATCGGTCCTGCCCGTGCTGCGGTCACCGAAGCGGCCGCCCAGGTTAATGATCAGATCTGATTCAAGGATGGTCTTGTTCCCATAGGGGGTGTTCAGCATCGTTCCCATCCGACCCGCAAACAAGGGATGGTCGTTGGGAAAAGTGTCGATCCCCATCAACGCGGTCACCACAGGGATTTGCAGGGTTTCCGCCAGTTGCTTCAGCTCTTCGGTGGCATTGGCCAGGTTGACTCCCCCGCCGGACAGGAGCACCGGCTTTTTCGCCCGCTTCAACAGGTCCACCACTTGGGCGATATCTTGATCCGTCGCTTCCGGCAGCTTCTCCGGAACACTTGTGAAGGCATCCAAATCCACTTCAATCTCCACTTTTTGAACATCTTGCGGCAGATCGATCAGAACAGGTCCTTTGCGTCCTGTGGTGGCCGTTTCCCAAGCTTCATGGATCATTTCCGGAATCCGGTGCGGATCGGTCGGCTGGTAGACCGCCTTGCACACCGGTTTGGCCATCTCCGTCACCGGAGCTTCCTGGAAGGCCATGCTGCCGATGAGCGGAACCGTCACCTGTCCGGTGAAAGCCAGCATCGGAACCGAATCCATATAGGCCCCGTACAGACCCGTCAACAGATTGGTGCCGCCGGGACCGGAAGTGGCGGCGCAAACCCCCACTTTGCCGGTTGCCCGGGAGTAGCCGTCAGCCATAAAAGCACCCGTCTGTTCATGGCGAACCACAAAGGATTTGATATTCGTTTTTTCGCGGATCGCATCGTAAAAGGGAAGAATCGCCGCTCCCGGAACACCGTAAATGTGTTCCACTCCTTTTTTCTCCAGAAAAAGCGCGATCGCTTCCGCTGCCAACATTTTTTGCTTAGCCATTCTGAGTCCTCCCTCATTTCAGACGATTGGTGGCGATCTTCCCGACAATCTCGGATAAGGTGAACTGGTCTCCCACATTTCCCGGAAACACGATATAAGGTGTGTTCGGAAAACGGGATTCCGGACCCGTCAACCAAACAGGAACCCCAAAGGTCGCCTGGCCCAAAATCTTTGCCTTTTTGATTTTCAACCCCTGCGTCGCAATATCGCTGGAGGTGATGCCCCCCTTGGCCACGATGAACTTCGGGGTGACCCTCAGGGACCCGACCAGTGAGGCCAGGCTGCCGGAAATTTGTTGACTGATGGACA is part of the Kroppenstedtia eburnea genome and harbors:
- the ilvB gene encoding biosynthetic-type acetolactate synthase large subunit gives rise to the protein MAKQKMLAAEAIALFLEKKGVEHIYGVPGAAILPFYDAIREKTNIKSFVVRHEQTGAFMADGYSRATGKVGVCAATSGPGGTNLLTGLYGAYMDSVPMLAFTGQVTVPLIGSMAFQEAPVTEMAKPVCKAVYQPTDPHRIPEMIHEAWETATTGRKGPVLIDLPQDVQKVEIEVDLDAFTSVPEKLPEATDQDIAQVVDLLKRAKKPVLLSGGGVNLANATEELKQLAETLQIPVVTALMGIDTFPNDHPLFAGRMGTMLNTPYGNKTILESDLIINLGGRFGDRSTGRTDVFKRDAKIVHVNLDKKEIGKSVETEVGVVADVKSFMVKLTGAVKAAKSEIAVTVSDGVKKLDLTEERKRHARKTDFETLPIKPQRALRELREFLDRDAFVSHDCGISQIWSCQLFETYVPRTYLITGGAGTMGWGLGAAMAAKLAYPERQSVNIVGDGSLSMSLQDLATAAKFEIPVIVFVLHNALLGLIRQQQNWFYEERDISTDLIYRNELSDNEERGIDFVKTAEGMGVRGELVTHWKDIKPALQRAQELNKPYLIEVVVDPKAVCGFANDGTLRGIDYSQN